From the genome of Pygocentrus nattereri isolate fPygNat1 chromosome 25, fPygNat1.pri, whole genome shotgun sequence, one region includes:
- the LOC108444105 gene encoding uncharacterized protein LOC108444105 isoform X5, whose translation MKNLLLQIRLLIWFESVEGLRFVQVELGKNITVNCDLADTTSRAKVYWYLQTHGSAPVVILRTFNDGTETEAQNIKEDELGDYYCVKAGEPFFTNGARLHITVSGHQPPPHTPWPGLTLASALLNCVFTAAITALLCKRSPKRRQSPESNLQQHHNGMQIFLALLNCFPPPEDCWDRLQHPPATLTEKRLRKWMDGWMETASLGHRSSKNKHLKA comes from the exons ATGAAGAATTTACTGCTTCAGATAC GTTTACTTATTTGGTTTGAATCAGTTGAAGGTTTGAGGTTTGTCCAAGTTGAATTAGGAAAAAACATAACAGTAAACTGTGATCTTGCTGATACTACAAGCAGAGCAAAGGTATATTGGTATTTGCAGACACATGGCAGTGCCCCGGTGGTGATATTACGCACTTTCAATGATGGCACAGAAACTGAAGCACAAAACATCAAAGAAGATGAACTGGGAGACTATTACTGTGTCAAAGctggagaaccatttttcaCTAATGGAGCAAGACTTCACATCACTG TTTCAGGCCACCAACCCCCACCTCACACACCATGGCCCGGTCTGACTCTTGCATCTGCTCTGCTTaactgtgttttcactgctgCAATCACAG CACTGCTCTGCAAACGATCTCCAAAACGCCGACAATCTCCAGAGTCTAATCTACAGCAGCATCACAATGGCATGCAG ATATTTTTAGCTCTGTTAAACTGCTTCcctccgcccgaagactgctgggataggctccagcatccccccgcgaccctgacggagaagcggcttagaaaatggatggatggatggatggaaactgCTTCCCTGGGTCACAGGTCATCAAAGAATAAGCATCTCAAGGCATGA
- the LOC108444105 gene encoding uncharacterized protein LOC108444105 isoform X6: MKNLLLQIRLLIWFESVEGLRFVQVELGKNITVNCDLADTTSRAKVYWYLQTHGSAPVVILRTFNDGTETEAQNIKEDELGDYYCVKAGEPFFTNGARLHITVSGHQPPPHTPWPGLTLASALLNCVFTAAITALLCKRSPKRRQSPESNLQQHHNGMQEL, from the exons ATGAAGAATTTACTGCTTCAGATAC GTTTACTTATTTGGTTTGAATCAGTTGAAGGTTTGAGGTTTGTCCAAGTTGAATTAGGAAAAAACATAACAGTAAACTGTGATCTTGCTGATACTACAAGCAGAGCAAAGGTATATTGGTATTTGCAGACACATGGCAGTGCCCCGGTGGTGATATTACGCACTTTCAATGATGGCACAGAAACTGAAGCACAAAACATCAAAGAAGATGAACTGGGAGACTATTACTGTGTCAAAGctggagaaccatttttcaCTAATGGAGCAAGACTTCACATCACTG TTTCAGGCCACCAACCCCCACCTCACACACCATGGCCCGGTCTGACTCTTGCATCTGCTCTGCTTaactgtgttttcactgctgCAATCACAG CACTGCTCTGCAAACGATCTCCAAAACGCCGACAATCTCCAGAGTCTAATCTACAGCAGCATCACAATGGCATGCAG